Proteins from a genomic interval of Desulfovibrio aminophilus DSM 12254:
- a CDS encoding zinc ribbon domain-containing protein, which translates to MIICNRCGAANLDEELVCMECGRKLQSGIHGAGVEQKNAETRGPLSPMRVQPSSAMLRRLLLKGLEAWVYALILGAAGVFAVITGKWQALAPAVAFIGLVAWTRKV; encoded by the coding sequence ATGATCATCTGCAACCGTTGCGGCGCGGCCAACCTTGACGAGGAACTCGTCTGCATGGAATGCGGCCGCAAACTCCAATCCGGCATCCACGGCGCGGGCGTCGAACAGAAGAACGCCGAAACTCGCGGACCGTTGAGTCCCATGCGCGTCCAGCCCTCCTCCGCCATGCTGAGGAGACTGCTGCTCAAAGGCCTGGAGGCTTGGGTCTACGCTTTGATCCTGGGCGCGGCGGGCGTCTTCGCCGTGATCACCGGGAAATGGCAGGCCCTGGCTCCGGCCGTGGCCTTCATTGGGCTGGTGGCGTGGACCCGGAAGGTGTAG
- a CDS encoding ABC transporter ATP-binding protein, which translates to MSTLLEVTDLKVRYGNIEALHGLTFHVDEGEIVTLIGANGAGKTTTLLSISRVYPPEGPKVVSGDIRYKGQSILGVAPDKVVSELHAVLVPEGRRIFGNLTVEENLKLATYARKDSDADIQHDYERVYGLFPRLAERRKQRSESLSGGEQQMLAVGRALMSRCTFIMLDEPSMGLAPLLMYDMFRTLKELNSQGLTILLVEQNAKLALKFAHRGYVIDTGEIVAQGPCDTLMDDPEVKKAYLGG; encoded by the coding sequence TTGAGCACGCTCTTGGAAGTGACGGACCTCAAGGTCCGCTACGGCAACATCGAGGCCCTGCACGGACTGACCTTCCACGTGGACGAAGGGGAGATCGTGACCCTCATCGGGGCCAACGGCGCGGGCAAGACCACCACGCTGCTCTCCATCAGCCGGGTCTACCCCCCCGAGGGGCCCAAGGTGGTTTCGGGCGACATCCGCTACAAGGGCCAGAGCATCCTGGGCGTGGCGCCGGACAAGGTCGTCTCGGAGCTGCACGCCGTGCTCGTGCCCGAGGGGCGGCGCATCTTCGGCAACCTCACCGTGGAGGAGAACCTCAAGCTGGCCACCTACGCCCGCAAGGATTCCGACGCGGACATCCAGCACGACTACGAACGGGTCTACGGACTCTTCCCGCGCCTGGCCGAGCGCCGCAAGCAGCGCAGCGAGTCCCTCTCCGGCGGCGAGCAGCAGATGCTGGCCGTGGGCCGGGCGCTCATGTCCCGCTGCACCTTCATCATGCTCGACGAGCCGAGCATGGGCCTGGCCCCGCTGCTCATGTACGACATGTTCCGCACCCTCAAGGAGCTGAACAGCCAGGGCCTGACCATCCTGCTCGTGGAGCAGAACGCCAAGCTGGCGCTCAAGTTCGCCCACCGGGGCTACGTCATCGACACCGGCGAGATCGTGGCCCAGGGACCGTGCGACACGCTCATGGATGATCCCGAGGTGAAGAAGGCCTACCTCGGCGGCTGA